In Zunongwangia profunda SM-A87, the following proteins share a genomic window:
- the cdd gene encoding cytidine deaminase, producing the protein MEKIKFSAELDVFEDQSQLPQEIQKVMKQAIQARDHAYAPYSSFKVGAALLMDNNEVVIGSNQENASYPSGLCAERTAIYYAGAKYPQMLIKAIAISAKSLHKEITSPIPPCGACRQAISEYEVNQEKGIPIYFMGEKGKVYRAKSIKELLPFIFDKFNL; encoded by the coding sequence ATGGAAAAAATAAAGTTTTCAGCAGAATTAGATGTTTTTGAAGACCAATCGCAACTACCGCAGGAAATTCAGAAGGTAATGAAACAGGCTATCCAAGCCAGGGATCATGCCTATGCACCCTATTCCTCTTTTAAAGTTGGCGCAGCTCTTTTGATGGATAACAATGAAGTTGTTATTGGTAGTAATCAGGAAAATGCTTCTTATCCTTCAGGATTATGTGCAGAACGTACAGCTATTTATTATGCTGGGGCAAAATATCCACAAATGTTGATAAAAGCGATAGCGATTTCTGCAAAATCCTTGCATAAAGAAATTACTTCTCCAATACCTCCTTGCGGAGCTTGTCGTCAGGCTATTTCAGAATATGAAGTAAATCAGGAGAAAGGGATTCCTATTTATTTTATGGGAGAAAAAGGGAAGGTATACCGGGCGAAATCGATAAAGGAGTTATTGCCTTTTATATTCGATAAATTTAATCTTTAG
- the pdhA gene encoding pyruvate dehydrogenase (acetyl-transferring) E1 component subunit alpha has protein sequence MKKITKATYLKWYEDMLFWRKFEDKLAQVYIQQKVRGFLHLYNGQEAILAGALHAMDTEKDRMITAYRNHVQPIGLGVDPKRVMAELYGKGTGTSQGLGGSMHIFSKEHRFYGGHGIVGGQIPLGAGLAFADKYFKRDAVTLTFMGDGATRQGSLHETLTMAVNWNLPVVFCVENNGYAMGTSVARTAKSTDIWKLGNGYEMPCAPVDAMDPEKVAEALDEAITRARKGEGPTFLELKTYRYRGHSMSDAQHYRTKDEVAEYQKIDPITKVRSIIIDNKYATEDDIKKIDKRVKDKVKECEQFAEESAFPEKNVMYDVVYEQEDYPFLPHKL, from the coding sequence ATGAAGAAAATAACAAAAGCCACATATTTAAAGTGGTATGAGGATATGCTGTTTTGGCGTAAGTTTGAAGATAAACTTGCGCAAGTTTATATTCAGCAAAAAGTAAGAGGTTTTTTACATTTGTATAATGGGCAAGAGGCTATCCTGGCAGGTGCTTTACATGCGATGGATACTGAAAAAGATCGTATGATTACCGCTTATCGTAATCACGTTCAGCCAATAGGATTGGGAGTAGATCCCAAGAGAGTAATGGCAGAGCTTTACGGTAAGGGTACTGGGACTTCTCAAGGTCTTGGAGGATCGATGCACATTTTCTCTAAAGAACATCGTTTTTATGGTGGTCATGGTATTGTTGGGGGACAAATTCCTTTAGGAGCCGGACTTGCCTTTGCAGATAAATATTTTAAAAGAGATGCGGTTACCTTAACTTTTATGGGTGATGGAGCTACGCGTCAGGGGTCATTACACGAAACCTTAACGATGGCCGTAAATTGGAATCTCCCCGTAGTTTTCTGTGTTGAGAATAATGGTTATGCCATGGGAACTTCTGTAGCCAGAACTGCTAAAAGTACAGATATCTGGAAATTAGGTAATGGTTACGAAATGCCATGTGCACCTGTAGATGCTATGGATCCAGAGAAAGTTGCTGAAGCTTTAGATGAAGCAATAACCCGTGCCCGAAAAGGGGAAGGGCCTACTTTCTTAGAGTTAAAAACCTATCGCTATAGAGGACACTCTATGAGTGATGCTCAACATTACAGAACTAAAGATGAAGTTGCAGAATATCAAAAGATAGATCCAATCACCAAAGTGAGAAGCATCATTATCGATAATAAATATGCAACCGAGGATGATATTAAAAAAATCGACAAGCGCGTTAAGGATAAAGTTAAAGAATGTGAGCAATTCGCAGAAGAATCGGCTTTCCCAGAAAAGAACGTAATGTACGATGTGGTTTACGAACAGGAAGATTACCCATTCTTACCACATAAACTATAA
- a CDS encoding M28 family metallopeptidase codes for MRKPLKNLGILALGLAGVLSCNAQESAAIHISADEMKTNLEYLASDDLMGRKTGTEGIDKAADFITTIFEENGVKPYYDTYRDYFKIGDVDAFNIVGYLEGNDPELKDEFVVIGAHYDHIGVGKEVDGDTIANGANDNAAGTTAVVELAKYFANIKDNKRSVLFILFSGEEMGLKGSYHSAKRLKEEGIDIYTMINLEMIGVPMTDKDYLAYVTGFEETNLAEKFNEYTGKNTLGFFEGAKQMNLFKRSDNYPFYAEFNVPAQTICTFDFTNYPYYHHVKDEVSEMNPEHMANVVKAIIPGIHQILNTPEKEIKMN; via the coding sequence ATGAGAAAACCACTTAAAAATTTAGGAATTCTGGCCTTAGGTTTAGCCGGAGTACTTTCTTGTAATGCACAGGAAAGCGCAGCGATACATATTTCTGCAGACGAAATGAAAACGAATCTGGAATACCTGGCTTCTGATGACTTAATGGGACGTAAAACCGGTACGGAAGGTATTGATAAAGCGGCCGATTTTATCACTACAATTTTTGAGGAAAATGGGGTGAAACCTTATTATGATACCTATCGTGATTATTTTAAGATTGGTGATGTAGACGCCTTTAATATTGTTGGATATCTGGAAGGCAATGATCCTGAACTTAAAGACGAATTTGTTGTTATTGGGGCTCATTATGATCATATTGGTGTTGGTAAAGAGGTTGATGGAGACACCATTGCAAACGGAGCGAATGACAATGCAGCTGGAACAACCGCCGTTGTAGAACTGGCTAAGTATTTTGCCAATATTAAAGATAATAAGCGTAGTGTTTTATTTATCCTTTTTAGCGGAGAAGAAATGGGCTTAAAAGGATCTTACCATAGCGCAAAAAGACTTAAAGAAGAAGGTATCGATATTTACACCATGATCAATTTGGAAATGATAGGGGTGCCAATGACCGATAAAGATTATCTTGCTTATGTAACAGGCTTTGAGGAAACAAATCTAGCTGAGAAATTTAATGAGTATACAGGAAAAAACACTTTAGGCTTCTTTGAAGGAGCCAAACAAATGAACTTATTTAAAAGAAGTGATAACTATCCGTTTTATGCAGAATTTAATGTTCCGGCGCAAACTATTTGTACATTCGATTTCACAAATTATCCATACTACCATCATGTAAAAGATGAAGTTTCAGAAATGAATCCCGAACACATGGCGAATGTAGTGAAAGCAATTATTCCCGGAATTCACCAAATCCTGAATACTCCAGAGAAAGAGATAAAAATGAATTAG
- a CDS encoding pyruvate dehydrogenase complex dihydrolipoamide acetyltransferase: protein MAEVINMPRLSDTMEEGVVAKWLKQKGDKVAEGDILAEIETDKATMEFESFYEGTLLHIGIEEGETAPVDTLLAIIGEEGEDISGLLNGEGGSTEEAKEESAAEEETEDDDSASEAGEIPEGVEIVKMPRLSDTMEEGTVASWLKKEGDKVSEGDILAEIETDKATMEFESFYEGTLLKIGIPEGETAPVDSLLAIIGPEGTDVSNVTGDSTGKKAAPKKEEKSEAKEEKKEETTTTSSDSSSEGGRIFASPLAKKMAEDKGIDLSKVEGSGENGRIVKKDIESYKPSEAPAPKETKKEAETSVAAPYVPAGEESFEEIKNSQMRKTIAKRLGESKFSAPHYYLTIEVDMENAMASRKQINEMPDVKVSFNDMVIKASAMALRKHPQVNSQWTGDAMKIAKHIHMGVAVAVEDGLVVPVLKFADQMSMTQIGGNVKDLAGKARNKKLQPKEMEGSTFTVSNLGMFGITEFTSIINQPNSAILSVGTIVEKPVVKNGEIVVGHTMKLTLACDHRTVDGATGAAFLKDLKTYIENPVTMLA from the coding sequence ATGGCAGAAGTAATTAATATGCCGCGATTAAGCGACACCATGGAAGAAGGTGTTGTGGCAAAATGGTTAAAACAAAAAGGCGACAAAGTTGCTGAAGGAGATATCCTTGCGGAGATCGAAACCGATAAGGCAACGATGGAATTTGAATCCTTCTATGAAGGAACACTATTGCATATAGGGATTGAAGAAGGAGAAACTGCTCCGGTAGATACGCTTTTAGCGATTATTGGTGAAGAAGGTGAAGATATCTCTGGATTGTTAAATGGTGAAGGTGGTTCTACTGAAGAAGCTAAAGAAGAATCAGCAGCCGAAGAAGAAACTGAGGATGATGACAGCGCATCTGAAGCTGGTGAAATCCCAGAAGGTGTAGAGATTGTTAAAATGCCGCGCCTTAGTGACACGATGGAAGAAGGAACTGTTGCTTCCTGGTTGAAAAAAGAAGGGGATAAAGTTTCTGAAGGTGATATTCTTGCGGAAATCGAGACCGATAAAGCAACAATGGAATTTGAATCTTTCTACGAAGGAACTTTACTTAAAATTGGCATTCCTGAGGGGGAAACTGCTCCCGTAGATAGTCTTTTGGCAATTATTGGCCCTGAGGGGACTGATGTGTCTAATGTGACTGGTGATTCTACTGGCAAAAAAGCTGCACCTAAAAAAGAAGAAAAGTCTGAAGCTAAAGAAGAGAAAAAGGAAGAAACGACTACAACTTCTTCAGATTCGTCGTCGGAAGGTGGTAGAATATTTGCTTCTCCATTAGCTAAGAAAATGGCCGAGGATAAAGGGATTGATCTTTCTAAAGTAGAAGGTTCCGGAGAAAATGGAAGAATCGTTAAAAAAGATATCGAATCTTACAAACCTTCTGAGGCTCCTGCTCCAAAAGAAACTAAGAAAGAAGCAGAAACATCAGTAGCTGCTCCTTATGTGCCTGCTGGTGAAGAAAGTTTTGAAGAAATTAAGAATTCTCAAATGAGAAAGACGATTGCAAAACGTCTTGGAGAATCTAAATTTAGTGCTCCTCATTACTATCTTACTATAGAGGTAGATATGGAAAATGCAATGGCATCCAGAAAGCAAATTAACGAGATGCCAGATGTGAAAGTTTCATTTAACGATATGGTGATTAAAGCAAGTGCAATGGCACTTCGTAAGCACCCACAGGTAAATAGCCAATGGACTGGAGATGCTATGAAAATAGCCAAACATATTCATATGGGTGTTGCCGTAGCCGTAGAAGATGGTCTTGTTGTTCCTGTTCTTAAATTCGCAGATCAAATGTCGATGACGCAGATTGGCGGAAATGTAAAAGATCTTGCCGGTAAAGCGCGTAACAAGAAGCTTCAGCCAAAAGAAATGGAAGGAAGTACCTTTACGGTTTCTAACTTAGGAATGTTTGGTATTACTGAGTTTACAAGTATTATCAATCAGCCTAACTCAGCAATTCTTTCGGTAGGAACAATTGTAGAGAAACCTGTAGTGAAAAACGGAGAGATCGTTGTTGGTCATACCATGAAGCTTACCTTGGCTTGTGATCATAGAACGGTAGATGGTGCCACCGGTGCTGCTTTCTTAAAGGATCTTAAAACTTATATTGAGAATCCAGTTACTATGCTTGCTTAA
- the porV gene encoding type IX secretion system outer membrane channel protein PorV produces the protein MKKISTILLLGSILTSGWLQAQDIRDRVITTAVPFLLVAADARAAGMGDQGVATSADVFSQQWNPAKFAFATSEHGIGISYTPYLSDIVSDIFLGDLSYYYKIDDRSAFAGSLRYFSLGTIEIRQNIEQIPLLVNPNELTFDVSYSLKLSETFSMAVAGRYLRSDLGVSDSQDLGAAGSFGVDVAAFYQSDEIVYNNFDGVWRFGVNISNIGPKMSYDDAGQENFIPTNLRLGGGFDFILNPDSRLGVYLEFNKLLVPTPQDFNGDGVIDQEDDDVYNTTTAIGGIFESFTDAPGGLSEELKEVTWALGTEYSFRDAIKLRAGYFNESNEKGYRKFVSVGGGFKYENFVIIDISYLFSTSQFPSPLDKTLRFGLTFNFGDSYLN, from the coding sequence ATGAAAAAAATTTCAACGATTTTATTATTAGGCTCTATTCTTACTTCAGGTTGGTTACAGGCTCAGGATATTAGGGATAGAGTGATAACTACTGCCGTTCCTTTTCTTCTTGTAGCTGCAGATGCCAGGGCGGCAGGGATGGGAGATCAGGGTGTCGCTACTTCTGCAGATGTCTTTTCACAGCAATGGAATCCTGCAAAATTTGCTTTTGCAACTTCAGAACATGGTATAGGAATATCATATACACCTTATTTAAGTGATATCGTGAGTGATATTTTTTTAGGAGATCTTAGCTATTATTATAAAATAGATGATCGTAGTGCATTTGCCGGGAGCCTACGTTATTTTAGTCTGGGGACTATTGAAATCCGTCAGAATATCGAGCAAATACCGTTATTGGTAAATCCAAATGAATTAACTTTTGATGTTTCCTATTCATTAAAGTTAAGTGAAACTTTTTCTATGGCCGTAGCAGGGAGATATTTAAGGTCTGATCTTGGAGTAAGTGATAGCCAGGATTTAGGTGCTGCCGGAAGTTTTGGGGTAGATGTGGCGGCCTTTTATCAAAGTGATGAAATTGTTTATAATAATTTTGATGGGGTTTGGCGATTTGGAGTCAATATAAGTAATATTGGTCCTAAAATGAGTTATGATGATGCGGGGCAGGAAAATTTTATACCCACGAATTTAAGACTTGGTGGAGGTTTTGATTTTATTCTGAATCCCGATAGCAGGTTAGGGGTGTATCTAGAGTTTAATAAACTTTTAGTGCCAACACCACAGGATTTTAATGGTGATGGGGTTATAGATCAGGAAGATGATGACGTTTATAATACCACGACTGCGATAGGAGGAATTTTTGAATCTTTTACCGATGCTCCAGGTGGATTGAGTGAAGAGCTTAAAGAAGTGACCTGGGCATTGGGAACCGAATATAGCTTTAGGGATGCAATTAAATTAAGGGCAGGTTACTTTAACGAAAGTAATGAGAAGGGCTATCGTAAATTTGTATCTGTAGGTGGAGGCTTTAAATATGAGAATTTTGTAATCATCGATATTTCTTATTTGTTCTCAACTTCACAATTTCCCAGCCCTTTAGATAAAACTTTACGTTTTGGGCTCACTTTTAATTTTGGGGATTCATATCTAAATTAA
- the gldJ gene encoding gliding motility lipoprotein GldJ, translating into MRMRKKTAFRAIFTIALGVGLVGCNNSKNYKNSSRATGWSINSKDGGFQYDTDYKEQEPAPGLVFIEGGTFTMGQVQDDVMHDWNNTPTQQHIQSFYMDETEVTNRMYLEYLDWLKRVFPPSEQNYRNIYYGALPDTLVWRNRLGYNETMVNNYLRHPAYGEYPVVGVSWVQAAEFSKWRTDRVNEKQLVDAGYISEETLYKTDAGATFSTETYINAPSRVYGGNTEMTQSGKTSQKLAQNNTTTQTDPQGNTVTTSSGKKQYVQRKDGILYPEYRLPTEAEWEYAALGLVGIRDYNIYRGRKKYPWDGRYTRSGDLRKQGDQLANFKQGAGDYGGIAGWSDDGADITAPVMSYEANDFGLYDMAGNVAEWVADVYRPIVDDEFNDFNYYRGNVYTENAINEDGTVQVVGVDNIKYDTLSTGRVVARNLPGEILQKPITEDETYMRTNFSKSDNRNFRDGDKSSSRYYQPFQDTDNSKRMYNSPDFDRLAIGDTTQAKPKYDDKERTTLISDDVRVYKGGSWKDRAYWLDPAQRRFLPQDMATDYIGFRNAMSKVGAKSMDNVKRARSN; encoded by the coding sequence ATGAGAATGAGAAAGAAAACTGCTTTTAGAGCAATTTTTACCATCGCCCTTGGCGTTGGTCTAGTAGGATGTAACAATTCCAAAAATTACAAAAACAGCTCAAGAGCTACCGGATGGAGTATTAATTCGAAAGACGGTGGGTTTCAATACGATACAGACTACAAAGAACAGGAACCAGCACCAGGACTGGTATTTATTGAAGGAGGCACATTTACTATGGGCCAGGTTCAGGATGATGTAATGCACGACTGGAACAACACCCCTACCCAACAACACATCCAGTCTTTTTATATGGATGAAACTGAAGTAACCAATCGTATGTATCTTGAATATTTAGACTGGCTAAAAAGGGTTTTCCCTCCATCAGAACAAAACTACAGAAACATTTACTACGGGGCTTTACCAGACACTTTAGTATGGAGAAACCGACTTGGTTATAACGAAACCATGGTAAACAACTATTTACGACATCCTGCTTATGGAGAGTATCCTGTTGTTGGTGTTAGTTGGGTTCAGGCCGCGGAATTTAGTAAGTGGAGAACAGACCGTGTTAACGAAAAGCAACTGGTAGATGCCGGTTATATCTCTGAAGAGACATTATATAAAACTGATGCCGGAGCAACTTTTAGCACTGAAACTTACATCAATGCTCCAAGCCGGGTATACGGAGGGAATACCGAAATGACACAAAGTGGTAAAACATCTCAAAAATTAGCACAAAATAATACGACCACTCAAACTGACCCTCAAGGCAATACGGTGACAACCTCATCAGGCAAAAAACAATATGTACAACGTAAAGATGGAATCTTATATCCTGAATACCGTCTTCCTACCGAAGCGGAATGGGAATATGCCGCATTAGGCCTTGTAGGAATTCGCGATTATAATATCTATCGCGGCCGAAAAAAATATCCATGGGACGGAAGATACACCCGTAGCGGAGACCTTAGAAAACAAGGCGATCAACTTGCTAATTTCAAGCAGGGTGCCGGTGATTACGGCGGAATTGCAGGATGGAGTGACGATGGCGCAGATATTACAGCCCCGGTAATGAGCTACGAAGCGAATGATTTTGGATTGTATGATATGGCTGGCAATGTAGCAGAATGGGTTGCTGATGTGTACCGACCAATAGTGGACGATGAATTTAACGACTTTAACTACTACCGCGGAAATGTATATACTGAAAATGCAATTAATGAAGATGGTACCGTTCAGGTTGTTGGAGTAGATAACATTAAATATGACACCTTAAGTACAGGAAGAGTTGTTGCTAGAAATTTGCCAGGAGAGATTTTACAAAAACCTATCACAGAAGACGAAACTTACATGAGAACCAATTTCTCAAAAAGTGACAATAGGAACTTTAGAGATGGAGACAAAAGTTCAAGTAGATATTATCAGCCTTTTCAGGACACAGACAATTCCAAAAGAATGTACAACTCTCCAGATTTCGATCGTCTCGCGATAGGAGATACCACTCAGGCAAAACCTAAATACGACGATAAAGAAAGAACCACTTTAATTAGTGACGATGTTAGGGTGTATAAAGGAGGCTCTTGGAAAGATAGAGCTTATTGGCTAGATCCTGCTCAAAGAAGGTTCCTACCTCAGGATATGGCTACAGATTACATAGGATTTAGAAATGCCATGTCTAAAGTAGGAGCAAAATCAATGGACAATGTAAAAAGAGCTAGAAGCAACTAA
- a CDS encoding bifunctional folylpolyglutamate synthase/dihydrofolate synthase: MTYQQTVEWMFQQLPMYQRVGSSAFKKDLSNTLKLAAHLGFPERDFKSVHVAGTNGKGSSSHMIASVLQEAGYNVGLYTSPHLKDYRERIRINGSYISEEAVIDFIQNNKTFFEAENLSFFEMSVGMAFWYFAKEKVDIAVVEVGMGGRLDSTNIIIPEVSLITNIGKDHTQFLGTTLPEIAGEKAGIIKENVPVIISEKHPETQEVFIKTAEERNAAIVFAEELKAPVHLSTDLLGSYQEKNIKGVRAVIRQLISQGWKISEEHLREGLKNVRKNTNLRGRWDILQEFPKVICDTAHNSDGLKYVFNQLEDETFEHLHFVFGVVNDKDLDEVLPIFPKRATYYFCKPDVPRGLEAEKLMVKSIEFGLLGKVFNSVGEAYAAAIKAAGTKDLIFCGGSNFTVAEII, from the coding sequence ATGACGTATCAGCAAACTGTTGAATGGATGTTTCAGCAGTTACCCATGTATCAACGTGTGGGGAGTTCCGCATTTAAAAAAGATCTTTCCAATACTTTAAAATTGGCAGCTCATCTTGGGTTTCCAGAGCGCGATTTTAAAAGCGTTCACGTAGCAGGAACTAATGGAAAAGGTTCCAGTAGTCACATGATCGCTTCTGTTTTACAAGAAGCCGGCTATAATGTTGGGTTATATACTTCACCACATTTGAAAGATTATAGGGAGCGCATTCGAATTAACGGATCTTATATTTCCGAGGAAGCTGTGATCGATTTTATTCAAAATAATAAAACATTTTTTGAAGCAGAAAACCTGTCTTTTTTTGAGATGAGCGTAGGAATGGCGTTTTGGTATTTTGCTAAGGAAAAAGTTGATATCGCTGTTGTTGAAGTAGGCATGGGAGGTCGTTTGGATTCTACTAATATTATAATTCCTGAAGTTAGTTTAATTACTAACATAGGTAAAGATCATACGCAGTTTTTGGGTACTACACTTCCTGAAATAGCGGGAGAGAAAGCTGGAATTATTAAAGAAAACGTTCCTGTTATTATTTCTGAAAAGCATCCTGAAACACAAGAGGTTTTTATAAAGACCGCCGAAGAAAGAAACGCTGCAATTGTATTCGCTGAAGAACTTAAAGCTCCTGTACATCTAAGTACTGATTTACTGGGAAGTTATCAGGAAAAGAATATTAAAGGGGTGCGAGCTGTTATTAGACAGCTTATTTCTCAAGGCTGGAAAATTTCTGAAGAGCATCTTCGGGAAGGATTAAAAAATGTTCGTAAAAATACAAATCTTAGGGGAAGGTGGGATATTCTCCAGGAGTTTCCCAAGGTGATTTGTGATACCGCTCATAATAGTGACGGACTGAAATATGTTTTTAATCAACTAGAAGACGAAACTTTTGAGCATTTACATTTTGTTTTTGGAGTCGTTAATGATAAAGACCTTGATGAGGTATTGCCTATCTTTCCAAAAAGGGCTACGTATTATTTTTGCAAACCAGATGTTCCCCGAGGATTGGAAGCGGAAAAATTAATGGTAAAATCTATTGAATTTGGGCTTTTAGGAAAAGTGTTTAATAGTGTGGGAGAAGCTTATGCGGCTGCTATAAAAGCGGCAGGAACAAAGGATTTGATCTTTTGTGGAGGTAGTAATTTTACGGTAGCTGAAATTATTTAA
- a CDS encoding UDP-N-acetylmuramoyl-tripeptide--D-alanyl-D-alanine ligase, with product MNIAKIHRRFLTSSGVSTDTRNIKPNSLFFALKGENFNGNEFAEEALNKGAEVAIVDEEAYAKDQDNYIFVEDCLDALQQLATFHRHFLGIPVLAITGSNGKTTTKELINAVLTKKYKTISTTGNLNNHIGVPLTLLRMDETTEVGVVEMGANHQGEIEFLTEIALPDYGYITNFGKAHLEGFGGIEGVIKGKSELYTHLKNHKKLLFLNLDDEIQQRQDSYSHVFTFGSSEKAAVSIDYTISQNGPEYASFTYNNDVFNTQLTGQYNAYNAAAALTIGLYFKVPFKAIKEAIKEYSPSNNRSQIQKTKNNTLLLDAYNANPTSMGSSIINFSNLNTPLSKTLIIGDMLELGQYSKEEHQSIVELCNSKGLKNVYLVGKHFKETSTPEEYQKFDNTTELKTFLTANPINNSYILIKGSRGIALEKIIENL from the coding sequence ATGAACATAGCTAAAATACATCGTCGGTTTCTTACCAGTTCAGGGGTAAGCACAGACACCAGAAACATCAAACCAAACAGCTTATTTTTTGCACTTAAGGGAGAAAATTTCAATGGAAATGAATTTGCCGAAGAAGCTTTAAACAAAGGTGCCGAAGTTGCCATCGTAGATGAAGAGGCCTATGCAAAAGACCAGGATAATTATATTTTCGTTGAAGACTGCCTTGATGCCTTACAACAACTGGCTACTTTCCACCGGCATTTTCTGGGTATTCCAGTACTCGCGATCACTGGAAGCAATGGCAAAACAACCACCAAGGAATTAATTAACGCTGTACTTACCAAGAAGTACAAAACGATTTCTACAACCGGAAACTTAAACAATCATATTGGTGTACCGCTCACTCTCTTAAGAATGGATGAAACGACGGAAGTTGGCGTAGTAGAGATGGGAGCTAACCACCAGGGAGAAATCGAATTTCTTACTGAAATTGCCCTACCGGATTACGGATATATCACAAATTTCGGAAAGGCTCATTTAGAAGGTTTTGGTGGCATAGAAGGAGTAATTAAAGGCAAAAGTGAGCTTTATACTCATCTTAAAAATCATAAAAAATTGCTTTTTCTTAATCTGGATGATGAAATACAACAAAGACAGGATAGCTATTCTCATGTTTTCACATTTGGAAGTTCGGAAAAAGCAGCCGTAAGCATAGATTATACTATTTCACAAAATGGCCCTGAATATGCTTCCTTTACTTATAATAACGACGTCTTCAATACTCAATTAACAGGACAATATAACGCTTATAATGCTGCCGCAGCTCTAACCATAGGCTTATATTTTAAAGTCCCTTTTAAAGCTATTAAAGAGGCGATTAAAGAATACTCGCCTAGCAATAATCGATCACAAATCCAGAAGACCAAAAATAACACGCTTTTACTGGATGCTTATAATGCCAATCCAACAAGCATGGGTTCTTCAATCATCAACTTTAGCAACCTTAATACTCCACTCTCTAAAACACTAATCATAGGAGACATGCTGGAACTAGGCCAATATAGTAAAGAAGAGCACCAAAGTATAGTAGAGCTTTGCAATAGTAAAGGACTTAAAAATGTTTATTTAGTAGGCAAACATTTTAAAGAAACCTCAACGCCCGAAGAATATCAGAAATTTGACAATACTACCGAGTTAAAAACTTTTTTAACCGCTAATCCCATCAACAATTCCTACATTCTTATAAAGGGCTCCAGAGGAATTGCATTAGAGAAAATCATAGAAAACCTATAG
- a CDS encoding ExbD/TolR family protein: protein MNLRGRNKVSPEFSMSSMTDIVFLLLIFFMLTSPVITPEALDLILPKAKGKTTNQQNVSVSITKELQVYINDERISSSALESTLKSKLAGIENPTIILRAEEGVPIEKAVNVMDIANRNRYKIVLAVKPE from the coding sequence ATGAATTTAAGAGGTAGAAATAAAGTGAGCCCGGAGTTTAGTATGAGTTCAATGACAGATATTGTATTTCTGTTATTGATATTTTTCATGTTAACTTCTCCGGTGATTACCCCAGAAGCTTTGGATTTAATACTCCCAAAGGCTAAAGGGAAGACCACTAACCAGCAGAATGTTTCAGTAAGCATTACTAAAGAACTGCAGGTGTATATTAATGATGAGCGTATAAGTAGCTCGGCATTAGAAAGTACCTTAAAAAGTAAATTGGCGGGTATAGAAAATCCAACCATTATTTTACGGGCTGAAGAAGGAGTACCTATCGAAAAAGCGGTAAACGTAATGGATATTGCTAATCGAAACAGATATAAAATAGTTTTAGCGGTTAAACCGGAATAA
- a CDS encoding MotA/TolQ/ExbB proton channel family protein, with product MLYFIQQDAVTQAAQDAAEVSEEKTLSIFDLLLSGGIAGQIIIFVLFVLLFAAVYIYFERLFAIKSASQVDKNFMHQIKDSVLNGNIESAKIRCAQSDNPVARLTEKGISRIGSPLEDINTAIENAGRLEVYKLEKNVSILATIAGAAPMIGFLGTVIGMVIAFHELATSSGQAQMGLLAEGIYTAMTTTVAGLIVGIIAYIGYNHLVVKTDKVVHQMEATAVDFLDLLNEPA from the coding sequence ATGCTATATTTTATTCAGCAGGATGCCGTGACGCAGGCAGCGCAGGATGCTGCAGAGGTTTCAGAAGAAAAAACGCTTTCGATTTTCGATTTGCTTTTAAGTGGTGGTATCGCCGGGCAGATCATTATTTTTGTTTTGTTTGTGTTATTGTTTGCAGCGGTCTATATCTATTTTGAAAGATTGTTTGCGATAAAATCTGCAAGCCAGGTAGATAAAAATTTTATGCACCAAATTAAAGATAGTGTATTAAATGGGAATATCGAATCTGCAAAGATTAGATGTGCCCAAAGTGATAATCCTGTAGCACGATTAACAGAGAAAGGAATTTCCAGAATTGGGAGCCCGTTAGAAGATATTAATACGGCTATCGAGAATGCAGGGCGTTTAGAGGTATATAAGCTAGAAAAAAACGTGAGTATTCTGGCTACTATTGCCGGTGCGGCACCTATGATTGGTTTCCTGGGAACAGTAATTGGGATGGTGATTGCTTTCCATGAACTGGCTACGAGTAGTGGGCAGGCACAAATGGGGTTACTGGCAGAAGGTATTTATACTGCAATGACAACCACGGTCGCAGGGCTTATTGTGGGAATTATAGCCTATATAGGGTATAATCATCTTGTGGTAAAAACAGATAAAGTAGTGCACCAGATGGAAGCTACAGCGGTAGACTTTTTAGACTTATTAAACGAGCCTGCTTAA